The Apium graveolens cultivar Ventura chromosome 6, ASM990537v1, whole genome shotgun sequence genome contains a region encoding:
- the LOC141664527 gene encoding uncharacterized protein LOC141664527, whose amino-acid sequence MEGLKNKDGTVALSNPMLSKSNYTVWAMKMRAVMMAHGIWEAIEPTNTKALVDVKVDIFAVVVIYQAIPEDILLAVAEKTSVKGVWDAVKTMCQGAERVKQARVQTLKMELKTLSMKETESMDDFSMTLSGLITSAMEQFGNINEMTFEEAVGSLKEHEEKLKGHTEKSIGQLLLTEEEWLRREASDCKLLLTRDEWLKKSNKNGGEGSSNLRSRGNFQGVRGVRDRSKVRCLNCSAYGHFAIECQREKETLLISENDVMPKLKSEVKANKESNLWYLDNGASNHMTGYRTKFRELDESITGRVKFGDGSMAENGNKVILNGAFLWVYDAQWRLVMKVKMTVNRLYKIILETSMGNCFMSKLEEMAWRWHSRLGHVNFAAMTLMSNKKMALGLPSLIQPNGVCTGCQMAKQTRKPF is encoded by the exons ATGGAGGGACTCAAGAACAAGGATGGTACAGTGGCACTGAGCAACCCTATGTTAAGCAAGAGCAATTATACAGTGTGGGCTATGAAGATGAGAGCTGTTATGATGGCACACGGAATCTGGGAGGCAATCGAACCCACAAATACAAAGGCTCTGGTCGATGTTAAGGTAGACATATTTGCAGTTGTTGTTATATATCAAGCCATACCCGAAGATATCCTACTAGCAGTGGCAGAGAAAACTTCAGTGAAAGGAGTTTGGGACGCAGTAAAGACGATGTGCCAGGGCGCTGAAAGAGTGAAGCAAGCCAGAGTTCAAACATTGAAAATGGAACTGAAAACTCTGAGTATGAAGGAGACGGAGTCGATGGATGATTTCAGCATGACATTGAGTGGTCTG ATCACTTCAGCCATGGAGCAGTTTGGAAATATCAATGAGATGACTTTTGAGGAGGCAGTTGGATCTCTTAAGGAAcatgaagaaaaattgaagggcCATACCGAGAAGAGCATTGGACAATTGTTACTTACTGAAGAAGAATGGCTGAGGCGTGAAGCGAGTGACTGTAAATTACTCCTTACAAGAGATGAGTGGTTGAAGAAATCGAATAAGAATGGTGGTGAGGGTAGTTCAAATCTGAGAAGCAGAGGCAATTTTCAAGGGGTTCGAGGCGTGCGTGACAGAAGTAAAGTACGGTGTTTGAATTGCAGTGCATATGGGCACTTTGCAATTGAATGTC AACGAGAGAAAGAAACATTGTTGATAAGCGAGAATGATGTGATGCCAAAGCTGAAATCAGAGGTCAAAGCAAACAAGGAGTCAAATCTATGGTATCTAGATAATGGGGCTAGCAATCATATGACGGGATATCGTACAAAGTTCCGGGAACTTGATGAGAGTATTACGGGACGGGTTAAGTTTGGAGACGGATCG ATGGCAGAAAATGGGAATAAAGTCATATTGAATGGAGCATTCTTATGGGTTTATGATGCACAATGGAGGCTGGTGATGAAAGTAAAGATGACTGTTAATCGTCTATATAAGATCATACTTGAGACTAGTATGGGGAACTGTTTTATGTCAAAATTAGAAGAGATGGCCTGGCGTTGGCATAGTCGACTTGGCCATGTCAATTTTGCAGCCATGACACTCATGTCAAACAAGAAAATGGCACTTGGATTACCAAGCTTGATTCAGCCAAACGGGGTTTGTACGGGATGTCAGATGGCGAAACAAACAAGGAAGCCATTTTAA